CGCTCCGGCTGCAGGCCGAGGCGCCGGTTCGAATGCCCGGTGGCTGGCCTGATGCGGCGTGAGTGGAATCGAATGACTGGCAGTCGTGCGATGCGGACGGTATGAGGGCGGGCCGAGTCGTTGCGCTGGGGGCTGCCGCCCTGTTGGCGGCCGGCTGTACCGTGGGCCCGGACTATGTGCGCCCGGACGTGGAGGCGCCGACGGCCTGGCGGGTCGATTTCGAGAAGGCCGCCGATGTGGCCAACACGAAGTGGTGGGAGCAGTTCGAGGATCCCGCGCTCAACGGGCTGATCGAGACGGCCCTGCACGAGAACCGCGACGTGCGCATCGCGGCCGCACGCATCGAGCAGTTCCGCGGCGTGCTGGCCACCGTGCAGGCCCAGGGCCTGCCCCAGGTCGGCTACGGTGGCGGCGTCAGCCGCACGCAGGCGAGCCGCGAGGGCTTCCCGGCAATTCCGGCGCCCGTGGACCGCGAGTTCTCGCTGTACGAGGGCGCGCTGTCCGCAGCCTGGCAGGTCGACCTGTTCGGCCGCGTGCGCCGGCTCAGCGAAGCGGCGCAGGCCCAGGTCTACGCGAGCGAGCAGGGCAAGCGCGGCGTGGTGCTGTCGCTGGTGGCCGGAGTGGCCAGCAGCTACATCACGCTGCGGGCCTTCGATCGCCAGCTCGAGATCGCCGAGGCGACGGCGGTGAACTTCCGGGAGTCGCTGCGGATCTTCGAGCTGCGCTTCAAGGCCGGGATCGTGTCGCAGACCGAGGTCACCCAGGTGCGCTCGCAGTACCTGCAGGCGCGGGCGGCGATTCCGGCGATCGGGCAGCAGATTGTCGTGATGGAGAACCTCATCTCCGTGCTGATCGGTGGCAATCCGCAGCCGATACCGCGCGGCCGGCCGATCGGCGAGTTCATCGCGCCGTCGATTCCGGCCGACCTGCCGTCCAGTCTCCTGCAGCGCCGTCCCGACATCCTGCAGGCGGAGCAGAACCTGATTGCGGCAAACGCCAGCATCGGCGCAGCGCGCGCACTCTACTACCCGAACATCTCGCTGACAGGCCTGCTCGGATCGGTCAGCACGGAGTCGAGCGAGTTCCTGACCGGCTCGGCGACGGCGTGGTCCGTCGGGGCCGAGCTGACTGGCCCGATCTTTACCTCCGGCGCCATCCGCGGGCAGGTCCGGTCGGCCGAGGCGCAGTACCAGCAGGCGCTGCTCGCCTATCAGCAGATCATCCTCAACGCGTTCCGCGAGACCAACGATGCGCTGGCCGGGACCCTGAACCGTGCCGAGGAAGTCGAGCTGCAGATGCAGCGGGTCGAAGCGCTGCGCGAGTTCCTGCGGCTCTCCCAGCTCAAGTTCGAGAAGGGCGTGGCCGGTTACCTGGAGGTGCTGGTGGCCGAGAACGAGCGTTTCGCGGCGGAGCTCGCCACGATCCGCCTGCTTGCCGATCGCTACATCCAGGTCGTCAATGTCTACCAGGCCATGGGTGGCGGCTGGGTGGATATCGCCGAATCGATGACGCAATGAGTTCCCGGCCGGCGACCGCGGTCGTTGCAGGGCTGTTGTGTCGATCCGCTTGCCGGACTCCGCGTCAGCGTCGTGCCTTGACGGGCTGGGGGCGGCAGGATATAGAGTTTGCCAGATACGCTTGACCGGTCAGCGGGCGAGTTTGTGCCTTGGGAGGTTGCGATGTTCAGCCGATTTTCGACTCTGGGTCTTGCCGTCTTGCTCGCGGCCCTGATCACGACGGGTTGTGCCAGCACCGAGCGCGGTGCGACGGAATGGGACGGGCTGGTTCGCCAGCCGGGGACGCAGCTCCATGCCGTCTTCGTCAAGCCGGATGCCGAGATTCCGGCCTATCGGAACATCCTGCTGGCACCGGCCGAGGTGCATTTCTCCCGGAACTGGGAGGCGAATCGTGGTGGACGCGCGGGGATCAATCGCCTGGACGCTGCCGACATGACGGCTATCCAGGACAACCTGGCATCGATGCTCCACGACATTTTCCGGGAAGAGCTGGCCGCGGGTGGCTATAACCTCGTCACCGAGCCCGGCCCGGACACGCTGATCGTCGTCCCGGCCATCGTGGACCTCTATGTCACGGCCCCGGACACCATGACACCGGGTCGCAGCCGCACGTATACGGCGAATTCCGGCCGCATGACGCTGGTGCTCGAGCTGCGCGATTCGACCACGGGCGAAATCCTGGCGCGGGCCGTCGACACGCGCTCGGGGCGCAGCGCCGGCACGATGATGGTCACCAACCGGGTGACCAATACCGCCGATGCGCGCCGTGCCATTCGCGTCTGGGCGCAGGCGCTGCGCGGCGGTCTCGACAGCCTCCACAAGAACCAGGGCTGAGCCCCGCTCCATGCGTGGTGACCCGCGAGCGGCGGCGTTCTGGCTCGGTGCTGTCGCGTTTTCGGGTGCAGCAGTCGCCGCGGAGCAACCGCTGGTCTGCTTCGGCAACGAGCCGTCCTGGAGCGTCGATCTGACCGAGTCGGGCACCGCCCGCTTTGCCACTCCGGATGCAGATCCGCTCGTGTATCGCGGCAAAGCAACGCGCCTCGACTTCCTGCGCGAGACCCTCTGGCGTGGCACCTCGGGTGCGGGCCGGGATCTCGTGGTCTGGATGCAGGACAAGGCGTGCAGCGATGGCATGTCGGATACCAGCCACCCGGTTACGGCACGGGTATCGCTGGCGGACGGGCGATTTCTTGCGGGCTGCTGCCGCCTGGCGGCGGCCACGACGGCAGCGACACCATCCGGCAGTGTCGAAGGCGTCGAGTGGCGACTCGTGTACCTCCCGGGCAACGCGACCGGCGGGCTCGAGCAACTGTCTCGCCCGATCACGGTGCGCTTCGAGGAGGGCCGGGCGCGCGGTTTTTCCGGCTGCAACACGTTCACGGGTGGCTATCGGCTCGAGGGCGATCGACTGACGCTGACGCAGCTGGCCGCCACGATGATGGCCTGCCCGGGGCCGGCCATGCCGATCGAGAATACGTTCCATAAAGCATTTTCCGGCACGATGCGTTACACGCTGGAGGGCGACCGGTTGACGCTCGTCGGCGCATCGGGCGAGACCTTCCGGTTCGAGCGGCAGCCGCCGCCCCGGCTCGCGGGTGTCGACTGGAAGGTCACCAGCTTCAACAACAATCGCCATGCCGTGGTCGGAGTGACCGGTGACGCGGCGATCACGCTGTCATTCAGGGACGGGCAGGTTTCGGGCAGCGCCGGCTGCAATACCTTTCAGGCTCCGTACTCGAGCGACGGCAACCGCGTCCAGATTGGTCCCGCGGTCACGACACGACGCGCCTGCGCGGAGTCGTTGATGACCCAGGAGCAGGAGTTCCTGGCAGCGCTTGCTTCGGCCACCACCTGGAGCATCGACGGCAACGTGCTCGACATGCACCGCGCCGACGAAGAACGCGCCCTCTGGGCCGTGGCGCAGTGACGCCCTGATCCGGAGACATTCGCCGCAGGCCACCGCAGCGGCACGCGGCGGCGCGAGCTGCGCACCGCCGCCACCGACCAGTCGATCACGCGCTGACCGAATCGCCCGGCTCGCGCAGGTCCGCGGCGTCCGGCCGGTACCGGTTCAGGATGAGAATACTGCCGAGGTGCAGCAGCGCAGGCGCCACCACATAGGCGAGCGTGATCCAGCGCAACACCGCCTCGCTCTGCCCGGGCAGGCTGCCGTCGCTGGATTCGACGAACCCCACCAGCGACAGGAAGCCGAGCAGGAGCGTCGCGCCCAACGCGTTGCCGACCTTGTCCACCGCGGAGTAGACCGCCGAGAGCGCGCCCTCGCGGCTGATGCCCGAGCGCAGGCGGTCATAGGCCACGGTGTCGGTCAGCACCGAGAATGACATCAGGATGAAGCCGCCGTTGAACAGGCCGATCGCGACGGCGATCAGCCAGACGATCCAGAACGACCCGGCATCGACCAGGAAGTATCCCTGGATGCTCAGCGCGTACAGCGCCAGGCTCCACTTGTACACGCGCATCTTGCCGAAGCGCGAGGCGGCCCACACGAGCAGCGGCATCGAGCCGATCGAGGCGATCGAGATGATGATGATCCAGATCGGGATGACGTCGAATACCTGCATGCCGAGCCCGAGCGCGTAGGCGAAGAAAAAAAACCCGCCGGCGTAGCCGATGCCGGCGCTGACGTACTGCACGATGTTCGCGGCGATCAGCACGACGAACGGCTTGTTCGCCCAGGCGATCCGCAGCTGTTCGCCGAGCGGCACGCTCGCCGCGCCGCGCGTTTGCGACCGCGCCTTCGCCGTGCCGGCAAACACCCACAAGGTCGACAGGCCGATGACGCCGGCCAGCGCGAGGCCCATCCACCGGTAGCCCTCGCGGAGCGTGCCGCCGGGCGTCTGTGCCACCCAGCCGACGATTTTCGGCGCCAGCGCGCCGCCCATGATGAGTCCGACGGCGAGACAGGCGTTGCGATAGGCGAGCAGCGTGGTGCGCTCGTTCGGATCGGCGGAGATCTCCGAGGCCATCGTGAGATAGGGCACGGAGAACAGGGAGTAGCCGGTGTTGAGCGCGAGATAGACCACCAGCATGTAGAGGAAGGTGTCGAGCTGGCGGTTCAGCGTCGGCGGTGCGAACAGCAGCAGGAACGACAGGGCCGCTACGAGCCCGCCGGCCAGAATGAAGGGCCGGCGCCGGCCCCAGCGGGACTGGCTGCGATCCGAGATCACGCCCGCCAGCGGGTCGGCGACGACCGCCCAGGCCTTGGCGATCATGATGACGAGTCCGGCGAGCGCGGGCTCCAGCCCGAGCACGGTGGTCATGTAGATCGGCAGGATCAGCACCGGCGTATCGCGCAGGACCTGTCCGCCGATCTGCCCGGCACCGTAGCCCATACAGATGGATGCGGGCAGGCGGTTCCCATCGCTGCTGCGGCTCACCGGCGCGGCCTCCCGCATAGGTATAAATACCTACCGGCCTTATGACCGTCAGGCCTTCGCGCGCCGGGGCGGACGGCTACATTGGCCATGCCGGCACCGTGGGGGGCATGTCTCCCGGTGGCCAGCCGAAGAACAACGAAATGCAGGAAGGCGCCGCAGAGCCCGCCGGGTGCGGCGATCGCTTCGCACGGGTGATGATCCATCATGGCATCGCGTGACTTGCCGCTGGCGCGGTGGTGCCGGGTTGCGCCCGTCGCCGGTGGTTGCATGACGCCGGCATGGTACCCGGGTCACCGGGCGGGCGTGCACGGTGGTGCCGGCAGGTGCCGGGTTCCGTCGTGACCGCCGGGCAGGCCATGCACTCCCCATCGCTGCTGGATGCCCTGCCGTTTCCGGCATGTCCGTGTTTGCTCGGCGAGCCGCCGGCGCCCGGCGACGACCTGTGCCGGTTGCACGGGGCACTGGCGGGGCTGGCCGCAATCGATCCCGCGCAATTGCCGCGTTTCAAGCGCGCGGTCGCCGCCGGCCGGCAGCTCGGCTGGGGTTACTTCTTTCCCGGTCTGTTGGCGCTCAACCGCCCGGATCGCAGCGCCATCCTCGTCGGGGAGGATGACGGCTCCGTGTGCGTGTTTCGCTGGGCCCGGCGCGAGTCGCGCGAGCGTCTCGACGTGCTGCTCGCGCCGGCGCCGATGAGCCGGGCGCTCCTCCGCCGCTGCCTCGAGCGTGCAAACGACTTCAACGGTGACCGCTCCGCCCGCGTGCTGCGCGTCGACGCCGCGGACGCGGGTGCCGTTGCGGCCACCGCGGGCCTGCAGGTGCACGAGCACAAACGGCAGTTTCTCTTTTCGCCGTCCGCATACGCAGACATCAGCGGCCGGAAGTTCCGCACGATCCGGCGCAACGTGGCGAAGGTGATGGAGCTTCCGGGCATCGAGGTGCATCCGTTGCAGCCCGCGCACCTCGACGACTGCCGCGACCTGCTGGCCCGCTGGGGTGAGCATCACCGCAGCGTGCACGGCACGCGCGGTGGCCTCGGGGCCAGCCGGCGGGCGCTCGAACTGGTCACGCGCGTGGGCGCTCCCGACCTCGAGGGCGAGGTGGTCCTGGTGCAGGGCCGACTGGTCGCCTACGCGCTCTGGGGCGAGATTCGTGCCGGCGTAGCCGCGTTCTTCGACGCCAAGTGTGAGCGCGAACCGGCCGGCCTGGCGTTCTTTCACCGCTATCACTTCCTGTCGCGACAGCGTCAGTTCGAGGTCATCAACGACGGCTCGGACGCGGACCGTCCGGGGTTGCGGCAACTGAAGAACAGCCTGCGGCCCATCGGGTTCCACGTC
This genomic interval from Gammaproteobacteria bacterium contains the following:
- a CDS encoding META domain-containing protein, with the translated sequence MRGDPRAAAFWLGAVAFSGAAVAAEQPLVCFGNEPSWSVDLTESGTARFATPDADPLVYRGKATRLDFLRETLWRGTSGAGRDLVVWMQDKACSDGMSDTSHPVTARVSLADGRFLAGCCRLAAATTAATPSGSVEGVEWRLVYLPGNATGGLEQLSRPITVRFEEGRARGFSGCNTFTGGYRLEGDRLTLTQLAATMMACPGPAMPIENTFHKAFSGTMRYTLEGDRLTLVGASGETFRFERQPPPRLAGVDWKVTSFNNNRHAVVGVTGDAAITLSFRDGQVSGSAGCNTFQAPYSSDGNRVQIGPAVTTRRACAESLMTQEQEFLAALASATTWSIDGNVLDMHRADEERALWAVAQ
- a CDS encoding efflux transporter outer membrane subunit encodes the protein MRAGRVVALGAAALLAAGCTVGPDYVRPDVEAPTAWRVDFEKAADVANTKWWEQFEDPALNGLIETALHENRDVRIAAARIEQFRGVLATVQAQGLPQVGYGGGVSRTQASREGFPAIPAPVDREFSLYEGALSAAWQVDLFGRVRRLSEAAQAQVYASEQGKRGVVLSLVAGVASSYITLRAFDRQLEIAEATAVNFRESLRIFELRFKAGIVSQTEVTQVRSQYLQARAAIPAIGQQIVVMENLISVLIGGNPQPIPRGRPIGEFIAPSIPADLPSSLLQRRPDILQAEQNLIAANASIGAARALYYPNISLTGLLGSVSTESSEFLTGSATAWSVGAELTGPIFTSGAIRGQVRSAEAQYQQALLAYQQIILNAFRETNDALAGTLNRAEEVELQMQRVEALREFLRLSQLKFEKGVAGYLEVLVAENERFAAELATIRLLADRYIQVVNVYQAMGGGWVDIAESMTQ
- a CDS encoding phosphatidylglycerol lysyltransferase domain-containing protein; protein product: MTAGQAMHSPSLLDALPFPACPCLLGEPPAPGDDLCRLHGALAGLAAIDPAQLPRFKRAVAAGRQLGWGYFFPGLLALNRPDRSAILVGEDDGSVCVFRWARRESRERLDVLLAPAPMSRALLRRCLERANDFNGDRSARVLRVDAADAGAVAATAGLQVHEHKRQFLFSPSAYADISGRKFRTIRRNVAKVMELPGIEVHPLQPAHLDDCRDLLARWGEHHRSVHGTRGGLGASRRALELVTRVGAPDLEGEVVLVQGRLVAYALWGEIRAGVAAFFDAKCEREPAGLAFFHRYHFLSRQRQFEVINDGSDADRPGLRQLKNSLRPIGFHVEHRAYQIAGP
- a CDS encoding DUF3313 family protein, encoding MFSRFSTLGLAVLLAALITTGCASTERGATEWDGLVRQPGTQLHAVFVKPDAEIPAYRNILLAPAEVHFSRNWEANRGGRAGINRLDAADMTAIQDNLASMLHDIFREELAAGGYNLVTEPGPDTLIVVPAIVDLYVTAPDTMTPGRSRTYTANSGRMTLVLELRDSTTGEILARAVDTRSGRSAGTMMVTNRVTNTADARRAIRVWAQALRGGLDSLHKNQG
- a CDS encoding MFS transporter, giving the protein MSRSSDGNRLPASICMGYGAGQIGGQVLRDTPVLILPIYMTTVLGLEPALAGLVIMIAKAWAVVADPLAGVISDRSQSRWGRRRPFILAGGLVAALSFLLLFAPPTLNRQLDTFLYMLVVYLALNTGYSLFSVPYLTMASEISADPNERTTLLAYRNACLAVGLIMGGALAPKIVGWVAQTPGGTLREGYRWMGLALAGVIGLSTLWVFAGTAKARSQTRGAASVPLGEQLRIAWANKPFVVLIAANIVQYVSAGIGYAGGFFFFAYALGLGMQVFDVIPIWIIIISIASIGSMPLLVWAASRFGKMRVYKWSLALYALSIQGYFLVDAGSFWIVWLIAVAIGLFNGGFILMSFSVLTDTVAYDRLRSGISREGALSAVYSAVDKVGNALGATLLLGFLSLVGFVESSDGSLPGQSEAVLRWITLAYVVAPALLHLGSILILNRYRPDAADLREPGDSVSA